In Lates calcarifer isolate ASB-BC8 linkage group LG15, TLL_Latcal_v3, whole genome shotgun sequence, one genomic interval encodes:
- the plin6 gene encoding perilipin 6 isoform X1, whose protein sequence is MLLSDLCLSLCRFGGEMSGHQNHETSAVLRVSRLPLVRSALQSVTSAYSDVKGRYPLLGLMGGVAEVGVRSVSHVAMRRATPLLQSLEPQIEVANSFALVGLDRLEKNFPILNQSTDEVVGHLKDALFLTLDDVQLWVVDNLDGALDQLERLADVGRTAVRLLQESEVGRAATSGLDDVLSRLEDATAYYLPLPPTLRREWEMRVQEYEDDDEDDEPSLWTRVRSLLLSLSLQLYHRMMKVREQLLKAVGTLGDAADKVGLGQVLELVGDLLQYLQNLLVALVYQTESLRELTLNRVKSQAAMLAELSPVRQVRELPVQIQQLLRDLQEMSKILLQLVINATPLYNMLQQPSDQEVEEFLNQEDFTSDSSSRRSSANSLFLKAMDGRPRRRRSLYSRAARGSGGPHSPDPPNGRRSSSLKDLPVPQVESLPVPSDGATLRRPSATELLLAPLKQFVSQSQKAFEYLSPNSTEDTADATASAD, encoded by the exons ATGCTGCTCTCTGacctctgtttgtctctctgcagattTGGTGGAGAAATGTCAGGTCATCAAAATCATGAG ACCAGCGCCGTGCTCAGAGTTTCCCGCCTTCCTCTGGTTCGCTCGGCGTTACAGTCGGTGACCTCGGCGTACTCTGATGTCAAAGGTCGTTACCCCCTGCTGGGGCTGATGGGAGGAGTCGCCGAGGTCGGAGTTCGCAGCGTCTCCCACGTTGCCATGAGACGAGCCACACCCCTCCTCCAGAGCCTGGAGCCGCAGA ttgAAGTTGCCAACAGTTTCGCTCTGGTCGGTCTCGATCGTCTGGAGAAGAACTTCCCGATCCTGAACCAGTCCACAGACGAG GTGGTGGGCCACCTGAAGGACGCCCTCTTCCTGACGCTGGACGACGTGCAGCTGTGGGTGGTGGATAACCTGGATGGAGCTCTGGATCAGTTGGAGCGTCTGGCCGATGTGGGTCGGACGGCGGTTCGGCTGCTGCAGGAGTCCGAGGTGGGCCGAGCCGCCACGTCAGGACTGGACGACGTCCTGAGTCGTCTGGAGGATGCCACTGCCTACTACCTGCCCCTCCCACCCACACTGC GTCGGGAGTGGGAGATGAGGGTACAGGAGTACGAGGATGATGACGAGGATGATGAACCCAGCCTGTGGACGAGGGTTCGCAGTCTCCTGCTGAGCCTCAGCCTGCAGCTCTACCACCGCATGATGAAGGTCAGGGAGCAGCTGCTGAAAGCCGTCGGGACGCTGGGAGACGCCGCCGACAAG GTGGGTCTGGGCCAGGTCCTGGAGCTGGTCGGGGATCTGCTGCAGTACCTGCAGAACCTCCTGGTGGCCCTGGTGTACCAGACTGAAAGTCTCAGAGAGCTGACCCTGAATAGGGTCAAAAGCCAGGCAGCCATGTTGGCGGAGCTGAGTCCAGTCCGTCAGGTCAGAGAGCTGCCAGTCCAGATCCAACAGCTGCTCAGAGACCTGCAGGAGATGTCCAAGATCCTCCTGCAGCTGGTGATCAATGCCACGCCGCTCTACAACATG ctgcagcagccatCTGATCAGGAGGTCGAGGAGTTCCTGAACCAGGAGGACTTCACCTCCGACAGCTCGTCTCGTCGTAGCTCCGCTAACAGCCTCTTCCTGAAGGCGATGGATGGCCGTCCTCGCCGCCGCCGGAGTCTCTACTCCCGTGCTGCCCGAGGCTCCGGGGGCCCCCATAGCCCCGACCCCCCCAACGGCCGGCGGAGCTCCAGCCTGAAGGACCTGCCAGTCCCACAGGTGGAAAGCCTGCCCGTCCCTTCCGACGGCGCCACCCTCCGTCGGCCGTCGGCCACCGAGCTGCTCTTGGCGCCGCTCAAACAGTTCGTGTCCCAGAGCCAGAAGGCCTTCGAATACCTGAGCCCCAACTCCACCGAAGACACCGCCGACGCCACAGCATCGGCCGACTGA
- the plin6 gene encoding perilipin 6 isoform X2, with product MGFGGEMSGHQNHETSAVLRVSRLPLVRSALQSVTSAYSDVKGRYPLLGLMGGVAEVGVRSVSHVAMRRATPLLQSLEPQIEVANSFALVGLDRLEKNFPILNQSTDEVVGHLKDALFLTLDDVQLWVVDNLDGALDQLERLADVGRTAVRLLQESEVGRAATSGLDDVLSRLEDATAYYLPLPPTLRREWEMRVQEYEDDDEDDEPSLWTRVRSLLLSLSLQLYHRMMKVREQLLKAVGTLGDAADKVGLGQVLELVGDLLQYLQNLLVALVYQTESLRELTLNRVKSQAAMLAELSPVRQVRELPVQIQQLLRDLQEMSKILLQLVINATPLYNMLQQPSDQEVEEFLNQEDFTSDSSSRRSSANSLFLKAMDGRPRRRRSLYSRAARGSGGPHSPDPPNGRRSSSLKDLPVPQVESLPVPSDGATLRRPSATELLLAPLKQFVSQSQKAFEYLSPNSTEDTADATASAD from the exons attTGGTGGAGAAATGTCAGGTCATCAAAATCATGAG ACCAGCGCCGTGCTCAGAGTTTCCCGCCTTCCTCTGGTTCGCTCGGCGTTACAGTCGGTGACCTCGGCGTACTCTGATGTCAAAGGTCGTTACCCCCTGCTGGGGCTGATGGGAGGAGTCGCCGAGGTCGGAGTTCGCAGCGTCTCCCACGTTGCCATGAGACGAGCCACACCCCTCCTCCAGAGCCTGGAGCCGCAGA ttgAAGTTGCCAACAGTTTCGCTCTGGTCGGTCTCGATCGTCTGGAGAAGAACTTCCCGATCCTGAACCAGTCCACAGACGAG GTGGTGGGCCACCTGAAGGACGCCCTCTTCCTGACGCTGGACGACGTGCAGCTGTGGGTGGTGGATAACCTGGATGGAGCTCTGGATCAGTTGGAGCGTCTGGCCGATGTGGGTCGGACGGCGGTTCGGCTGCTGCAGGAGTCCGAGGTGGGCCGAGCCGCCACGTCAGGACTGGACGACGTCCTGAGTCGTCTGGAGGATGCCACTGCCTACTACCTGCCCCTCCCACCCACACTGC GTCGGGAGTGGGAGATGAGGGTACAGGAGTACGAGGATGATGACGAGGATGATGAACCCAGCCTGTGGACGAGGGTTCGCAGTCTCCTGCTGAGCCTCAGCCTGCAGCTCTACCACCGCATGATGAAGGTCAGGGAGCAGCTGCTGAAAGCCGTCGGGACGCTGGGAGACGCCGCCGACAAG GTGGGTCTGGGCCAGGTCCTGGAGCTGGTCGGGGATCTGCTGCAGTACCTGCAGAACCTCCTGGTGGCCCTGGTGTACCAGACTGAAAGTCTCAGAGAGCTGACCCTGAATAGGGTCAAAAGCCAGGCAGCCATGTTGGCGGAGCTGAGTCCAGTCCGTCAGGTCAGAGAGCTGCCAGTCCAGATCCAACAGCTGCTCAGAGACCTGCAGGAGATGTCCAAGATCCTCCTGCAGCTGGTGATCAATGCCACGCCGCTCTACAACATG ctgcagcagccatCTGATCAGGAGGTCGAGGAGTTCCTGAACCAGGAGGACTTCACCTCCGACAGCTCGTCTCGTCGTAGCTCCGCTAACAGCCTCTTCCTGAAGGCGATGGATGGCCGTCCTCGCCGCCGCCGGAGTCTCTACTCCCGTGCTGCCCGAGGCTCCGGGGGCCCCCATAGCCCCGACCCCCCCAACGGCCGGCGGAGCTCCAGCCTGAAGGACCTGCCAGTCCCACAGGTGGAAAGCCTGCCCGTCCCTTCCGACGGCGCCACCCTCCGTCGGCCGTCGGCCACCGAGCTGCTCTTGGCGCCGCTCAAACAGTTCGTGTCCCAGAGCCAGAAGGCCTTCGAATACCTGAGCCCCAACTCCACCGAAGACACCGCCGACGCCACAGCATCGGCCGACTGA
- the zgc:171704 gene encoding ras-related and estrogen-regulated growth inhibitor-like protein, with amino-acid sequence MGYKDPDLLKSSDVLRPPDSPERDQVLNSVLMVVDVNPGRAEAMEGNQQRVEVNILLLGAHNVGKSALTVRFLTRRFIGEYGDIESVYSRVDRIDGQEICFNIWDSQSTQAGEKCSSLSDKQLQWADGMILVYSICDRGSFNVVQQQLQQIRRSRKPSSVPVLIVGNKRDLQRHRTVSSEEGRLLALSQRCGFFEVSAAETYHGVLLVFHRLVDLVRETRALRKTNAGVRGIVRSVSAVFGKKRAE; translated from the exons ATGGGATATAAAGACCCGGACTTGCTGAAGTCCTCAGACGTCCTCAGACCCCCTGACAGTCCAGAGAGAGACCAGGTCCTGAACTCAGTCCTGATGGTGGTGGATGTGAACCCCGGCCGGGCGGAGGCGATGGAGGGAAACCAGCAGAGAGTGGAGGTGAACATCCTGCTGCTGGGAGCTCACAACGTCGGCAAGTCTG CTCTCACCGTCAGATTCCTGACCCGCAGATTCATCGGAGAGTACGGCGACATCG AGTCGGTTTACAGTCGAGTTGACCGAATCGACGGGCAGGAGATCTGCTTCAACATCTGGGATTCTCAGtccacacag GCAGGTGAGAAGTGTAGCTCCCTCAGTGACAAACAGTTGCAGTGGGCGGACGGGATGATCCTGGTCTACAGTATCTGCGACCGCGGCAGCTTCAATGtggtccagcagcagctgcagcagatccGTCGCAGCAGGAAGCCGTCGTCCGTCCCCGTCCTCATCGTGGGGAACAAACGGGACCTGCAGCGCCACCGTACTGTCTCCAGCGAGGAGGGACGGCTGCTCGCCCTGTCGCAGCGCTGCGGCTTCTTCGAGGTGTCAGCGGCCGAGACGTACCATGGCGTCCTGCTGGTGTTTCACCGGCTGGTCGACCTGGTCCGGGAGACTCGGGCGCTGAGGAAGACGAACGCTGGCGTCCGAGGGATCGTCAGGAGCGTGTCAGCTGTGTTCGGAAAGAAACGAGCCGAGTAG
- the trim33l gene encoding E3 ubiquitin-protein ligase TRIM33 isoform X1 produces METTGDPGNSSQQVTSPLPPQCCSCDSSSSRCWCVDCNEALCDDCVSAHRRVTVTRSHRILNQPPGHVSTPPTKFCRLHPSEALQLFCFTCVQYTCRDCQLMDHMNHRYQFVREALDSLKKQVEAVVQPVRAQTDVVRRSLQDIQTRLQDITEDESHLKRQLQQSYAIFTQLLKQRVDELSEEIKKVCESERSLLQTKMKKLQQLQQIQLSATETIERARNISDLPTLLSGLRQIKSQLKHLPIQDLSPPLTMSNLTVVTDKDSLESALKLGNLQVSWIPFSVSQTSSQNTKTTSSSRSRSSSHPLLQPGTSGDSAPPASVSLPPSSSTSSNLKRPIVAGASSFTLPSAQPSSALGSVSNLKTNPSQVMLLMPVPAPGSQRPVSSSLQPSAGPSPSCTALRLSNQPNTVLLNNSPTVHQLSSWPHQTLPGNTFGLMGNSGLKTSGQLYLVPVHRSHTVTPHPPTLTVSSSLTPQPHPPSVKQQQQSPVVKAVADSACDRVQQVTATQQEPVENKPTSTVSEEPEPAGKPSEEPSSVTGRPSSPPRPGSGLIPGDEEDEEELGEQEPVENKPTSTVSEEPEPDPEPDPDPEPDPDPVEDRLSREASDDDEEPSSVIGQRGCSRASVFAPPWPPAHTWVPPPQFVSGPRRL; encoded by the exons ATGGAGACAACAGGAGATCCAGGAAACAGCAGTCAGCAG GTGAcgtctcctctgcctcctcagtgctgcagctgtgacagctCCTCGTCCAGATGTTGGTGTGTCGACTGTAACGAAGCTCTGTGCGATGACTGCGTGTCGGCTCATCGCAGAGTCACAGTGACCAGATCCCACAGGATCCTCAACCAGCCGCCAG GACACGTCTCGACTCCTCCCACCAAGTTCTGCAGACTCCACCCCTCTGAGGCGCTCCAGCTCttctgtttcacctgtgtccAGTACACCTGTAGAGACTGTCAGCTGATGGATCACATGAACCACAg GTATCAGTTTGTCAGAGAAGCTCTGGACAGTCTGAAGAAGCAGGTGGAGGCCGTCGTTCAACCAGTCAGAGCGCAGACAGACGTAGTGAGGCGGAGTCTGCAGGACATACAGACCAG GCTGCAGGACATCACTGAGGACGAGTCTCACCTGAagaggcagctgcagcagtcgTACGCCATCTTTACTCAGCTCCTGAAACAAAGGGTAGACGAGCTCTCCGAGGAGATCAAG AAGGTGTGTGAATCAGAGCGCAGCCTGCTGCAGACGAAGatgaagaagctgcagcagctgcagcagattcAGCTCTCAGCCACTGAAACCATAGAAAGAGCTCGAAACATCAGCGACCTGCCGACTCTGCTCAGCGGCCTGCGACAG ATCAAGTCTCAGCTGAAGCATCTTCCAATCCAGGACCTGTCTCCCCCTCTGACCATGTCTAACCTGACGGTCGTCACAGACAAGGACTCTCTGGAAAGTGCTTTAAAGTTAG GTAATCTTCAAGTTTCATGGATCCCCTTCTCTGTGTCACAAACCTCCAGTCAGAACACTAAAACCACCTCCAGCTCCAGATCCAGATCTAGCAGCCATCCTCTTCTGCAGCCTGGGACCAGTGGTGACTCTGCTCCACCTGCTTCAGTCAGTCTTCCTCCCTCCTCGTCCACCTCCTCCAACCTGAAGCGACCCATCGTTGCTGGGGCCTCCAGCTTCACCCTCCCCTCCGCTCAGCCCTCCTCCGCTCTGGGGTCGGTGTCCAACCTGAAGACAAACCCGAGCCAAGTGATGCTGCTGATGCCGGTTCCTGCCCCTGGGAGTCAGCGGCCCGTCAGCTCCAGTCTCCAGCCGTCAGCAGGTCCGTCTCCGTCCTGCACCGCCCTCAGACTCTCGAACCAGCCCAACACCGTCCTGCTGAACAACAGTCCGACGGTGCACCAGCTGTCCAGCTGGCCCCATCAAACCTTACCTGGAAACACCTTTGGCCTGATGGGAAACTCAGGACTCAAAACCTCAGGACAGCTGTACCTGGTTCCAGTCCACCGGAGCCACACGGTAACGCCACACCCCCCCACTCTGACAGTCAGCAGCTCTCTGACCCCCCAGCCTCACCCCCCCtctgtcaaacagcagcagcagagtcctgTGGTCAAGGCGGTGGCGGACTCCGCCTGCGATCGGGTGCAGCAGGTGACGGCGACGCAGCAGGAGCCTGTAGAGAACAAACCCACCTCCACTGTGTCTGAGGAGCCTGAACCTGCAGGGAAACCGTCTGAAGAACCGAGCTCTGTGACTGGACGGCCGTCGTCCCCGCCCCGTCCTGGGTCCGGTCTCATCCCCGGAgacgaggaggacgaggaggagctGGGTGAGCAGGAGCCGGTCGAGAACAAACCGACCTCCACTGTGTCTGAAGAACCTGAACCTGACCCTGAACCTGACCCCGACCCTGAACCTGACCCCGACCCTGTGGAGGACCGGTTGTCACGTGAGGCATCAGACGACGATGAAGAACCgagctctgtgattggtcagcgGGGATGCAGCAGAGCGTCTGTGTTCGCACCGCCGTGGCCTCCAGCCCACACCTGGGTGCCCCCTCCCCAGTTTGTCTCTGGTCCTCGTAGActctga
- the trim33l gene encoding E3 ubiquitin-protein ligase TRIM33 isoform X2: METTGDPGNSSQQCCSCDSSSSRCWCVDCNEALCDDCVSAHRRVTVTRSHRILNQPPGHVSTPPTKFCRLHPSEALQLFCFTCVQYTCRDCQLMDHMNHRYQFVREALDSLKKQVEAVVQPVRAQTDVVRRSLQDIQTRLQDITEDESHLKRQLQQSYAIFTQLLKQRVDELSEEIKKVCESERSLLQTKMKKLQQLQQIQLSATETIERARNISDLPTLLSGLRQIKSQLKHLPIQDLSPPLTMSNLTVVTDKDSLESALKLGNLQVSWIPFSVSQTSSQNTKTTSSSRSRSSSHPLLQPGTSGDSAPPASVSLPPSSSTSSNLKRPIVAGASSFTLPSAQPSSALGSVSNLKTNPSQVMLLMPVPAPGSQRPVSSSLQPSAGPSPSCTALRLSNQPNTVLLNNSPTVHQLSSWPHQTLPGNTFGLMGNSGLKTSGQLYLVPVHRSHTVTPHPPTLTVSSSLTPQPHPPSVKQQQQSPVVKAVADSACDRVQQVTATQQEPVENKPTSTVSEEPEPAGKPSEEPSSVTGRPSSPPRPGSGLIPGDEEDEEELGEQEPVENKPTSTVSEEPEPDPEPDPDPEPDPDPVEDRLSREASDDDEEPSSVIGQRGCSRASVFAPPWPPAHTWVPPPQFVSGPRRL, translated from the exons ATGGAGACAACAGGAGATCCAGGAAACAGCAGTCAGCAG tgctgcagctgtgacagctCCTCGTCCAGATGTTGGTGTGTCGACTGTAACGAAGCTCTGTGCGATGACTGCGTGTCGGCTCATCGCAGAGTCACAGTGACCAGATCCCACAGGATCCTCAACCAGCCGCCAG GACACGTCTCGACTCCTCCCACCAAGTTCTGCAGACTCCACCCCTCTGAGGCGCTCCAGCTCttctgtttcacctgtgtccAGTACACCTGTAGAGACTGTCAGCTGATGGATCACATGAACCACAg GTATCAGTTTGTCAGAGAAGCTCTGGACAGTCTGAAGAAGCAGGTGGAGGCCGTCGTTCAACCAGTCAGAGCGCAGACAGACGTAGTGAGGCGGAGTCTGCAGGACATACAGACCAG GCTGCAGGACATCACTGAGGACGAGTCTCACCTGAagaggcagctgcagcagtcgTACGCCATCTTTACTCAGCTCCTGAAACAAAGGGTAGACGAGCTCTCCGAGGAGATCAAG AAGGTGTGTGAATCAGAGCGCAGCCTGCTGCAGACGAAGatgaagaagctgcagcagctgcagcagattcAGCTCTCAGCCACTGAAACCATAGAAAGAGCTCGAAACATCAGCGACCTGCCGACTCTGCTCAGCGGCCTGCGACAG ATCAAGTCTCAGCTGAAGCATCTTCCAATCCAGGACCTGTCTCCCCCTCTGACCATGTCTAACCTGACGGTCGTCACAGACAAGGACTCTCTGGAAAGTGCTTTAAAGTTAG GTAATCTTCAAGTTTCATGGATCCCCTTCTCTGTGTCACAAACCTCCAGTCAGAACACTAAAACCACCTCCAGCTCCAGATCCAGATCTAGCAGCCATCCTCTTCTGCAGCCTGGGACCAGTGGTGACTCTGCTCCACCTGCTTCAGTCAGTCTTCCTCCCTCCTCGTCCACCTCCTCCAACCTGAAGCGACCCATCGTTGCTGGGGCCTCCAGCTTCACCCTCCCCTCCGCTCAGCCCTCCTCCGCTCTGGGGTCGGTGTCCAACCTGAAGACAAACCCGAGCCAAGTGATGCTGCTGATGCCGGTTCCTGCCCCTGGGAGTCAGCGGCCCGTCAGCTCCAGTCTCCAGCCGTCAGCAGGTCCGTCTCCGTCCTGCACCGCCCTCAGACTCTCGAACCAGCCCAACACCGTCCTGCTGAACAACAGTCCGACGGTGCACCAGCTGTCCAGCTGGCCCCATCAAACCTTACCTGGAAACACCTTTGGCCTGATGGGAAACTCAGGACTCAAAACCTCAGGACAGCTGTACCTGGTTCCAGTCCACCGGAGCCACACGGTAACGCCACACCCCCCCACTCTGACAGTCAGCAGCTCTCTGACCCCCCAGCCTCACCCCCCCtctgtcaaacagcagcagcagagtcctgTGGTCAAGGCGGTGGCGGACTCCGCCTGCGATCGGGTGCAGCAGGTGACGGCGACGCAGCAGGAGCCTGTAGAGAACAAACCCACCTCCACTGTGTCTGAGGAGCCTGAACCTGCAGGGAAACCGTCTGAAGAACCGAGCTCTGTGACTGGACGGCCGTCGTCCCCGCCCCGTCCTGGGTCCGGTCTCATCCCCGGAgacgaggaggacgaggaggagctGGGTGAGCAGGAGCCGGTCGAGAACAAACCGACCTCCACTGTGTCTGAAGAACCTGAACCTGACCCTGAACCTGACCCCGACCCTGAACCTGACCCCGACCCTGTGGAGGACCGGTTGTCACGTGAGGCATCAGACGACGATGAAGAACCgagctctgtgattggtcagcgGGGATGCAGCAGAGCGTCTGTGTTCGCACCGCCGTGGCCTCCAGCCCACACCTGGGTGCCCCCTCCCCAGTTTGTCTCTGGTCCTCGTAGActctga